From Kaistella polysaccharea:
TGGTGAAGCGGGTGATGGTCAAGGACCAATTGTTGTAAGTGGCGCTTATGCTGGTGTTCCTAAGTATGCAGATAGAGAAATTACAATAGGATCTGTTCATTATGTTTTAACACATGGTAGAAACTCCATGGGTTCTTACGCGGGTCAGTTAAAACCTGGTGATCGATGGAGAGTTGCACTTTATATTATGAATGCATTTAAAGGCGGTACTATGCCTGCAGCAGCAACGTCAACACCTGCTGTAGCAGCTGCAACAACTATGGCAACACCTGCTCCAACAGATGCGGAAGTGCCGGCATCAGAACCTACTACGAGTCCTAAAAAATAAAAAAGAGTAATAAAATGTATAGTTTTTCACCCAAATTAAGATTATATTCAATCATATTCATTGTTCTGGGATTAGTTCTTTTTGGAGCTGGTTACTTTATGAATCATGGAACAGATGAGGCGCAGATAGGGCACATGATGGAACAAGTTCATGCCGGCGGAAATACTGCTCCCCTAAATTCCAGTGAATTGGTTGGTCCTCAAGATGAGGCTGCACATTTAGAGCATGCAACAATGCAGTTTAAAAATCAGCCATTAGCAGCAATTCATACTGTTTCGGTATTCCTTTTTGCATTAAGCTGTTGTGCATTATTCTTTTACGCCATTCAAAATGCCTCACACGCAGGTTGGTCTATTATTATCTTTAGAGTAATGGAGGCAATTGCTTCTTTTATACCATTTGCCGGCGCCTTGATTATTATTATCATGCTGTTAAATGTTACGCATATCGGTCATTTATTTCACTGGATGGATCCGGAATTAACAGATCCAAACAACGCACATTTTGATCCAATTCTTTTTGAAAAGAAAACGTTCTTAAATATTCCTTTCTATGTATTTAGAACCCTATTCTACGTAATTGGAGCTTCTTTCTTTTCCTGGAAATTAAGAAGTATCTCTAAAAAAGTTGACGAGACGAAAAGTAGAAAAGTTTATGCGAACTACTACACTTGGAACATTGGGTATATCGCATTTTTCGGATTCTGCTCTGCCGCTTGGGCGTGGGATTGGTTGATGTCTATTGATCCACACTGGTATTCCACCATGTATATTTGGTATGCGATGGTTAGTGCTTGGGCAAGTTCCGTTGCAATCATATTATTGATCAGTGTTTACCTAAAGAAAAAAGGTTTTCTACCACAGTTTAATGATAATCACTTACACGATTTAGGCGTTTATTTATTTGCCTTAAGCATGCTCTGGACCTATACTTGGTTCGCGCAGTTTATGCTTTATTGGTACGCAAATATTCCGGAAGAGGTCAACTATTTTTATGGTAGATTTGAATATT
This genomic window contains:
- a CDS encoding quinol:cytochrome C oxidoreductase; translation: MYSFSPKLRLYSIIFIVLGLVLFGAGYFMNHGTDEAQIGHMMEQVHAGGNTAPLNSSELVGPQDEAAHLEHATMQFKNQPLAAIHTVSVFLFALSCCALFFYAIQNASHAGWSIIIFRVMEAIASFIPFAGALIIIIMLLNVTHIGHLFHWMDPELTDPNNAHFDPILFEKKTFLNIPFYVFRTLFYVIGASFFSWKLRSISKKVDETKSRKVYANYYTWNIGYIAFFGFCSAAWAWDWLMSIDPHWYSTMYIWYAMVSAWASSVAIILLISVYLKKKGFLPQFNDNHLHDLGVYLFALSMLWTYTWFAQFMLYWYANIPEEVNYFYGRFEYYGWAFWLILVLNFAIPLSVMVSSSIKRNYTVMATMAAIVICGQWLVYYNMVMPGSVGPYWENITGLLTNAGAVLFGLGAFIFVVFTTLSKLKLIPVGNPFLHESKIYEYPF